Proteins from a genomic interval of Papaver somniferum cultivar HN1 chromosome 4, ASM357369v1, whole genome shotgun sequence:
- the LOC113274102 gene encoding protein MAK16 homolog B-like: protein MQHDEVIWQVIRHNHCSYMAKIETGNFCRNPYNVTGICNRSSCPLANSRYATIREDKGVFYLYMKTIERSHMPDKLWERLKLPKNYEKALEIINNNMMYWPKYLVHKTKQRLTKMTQMRIRMRKLALKTRETVMTMPRKVGKREKRREEKSLQAAQLEKNIEKELMERLKAGLYGDIYNYHEKAFNNIIETEEALKKGKKVVDDDDDEDEEKEAEVEYVYLEGDEFEMEDDIEDFGLDGSFEDDDTGNDDNDDDEDTSGRKRSRKESGVVVEKREKKDSHAKLKRKTRGHVEVENDADERRTGVH from the exons ATGCAGCACGATGAGGTCATATGGCAGGTCATTAGACACAACCATTGCAGTTACATGGCCAA aATTGAAACTGGGAATTTCTGTAGAAACCCATATAATGTAACTGGGATTTGCAATAGAAGTTCATGTCCTCTTGCTAATAGCCGTTATGCTACCATTAGAGAGGATAAAG GAGTGTTTTATTTGTATATGAAGACAATAGAAAGATCTCATATGCCCGATAAATTATGGGAAAGACTTAAATTACCCAAGAATTATGAGAAGGCACTTGAAATCATTAACAATAATATG ATGTATTGGCCAAAGTATCTTGTGCACAAAACGAAGCAACGTCTTACCAAAATGACTCAGATGCGTATACGTATGAGGAAGCTTGCTCTGAAAACAAG GGAGACGGTAATGACTATGCCAAGGAAGGTgggaaagagagagaaaaggagAGAAGAGAAGTCTCTACAGGCTGCACAGCTGGAAAAG AATATTGAGAAAGAGTTGATGGAACGTCTTAAAGCTGGACTTTATGGTGATATTTACAATTATCATGAAAAAGCTTTCAATAATATTATTGAAACAGAAGAGGCTCTAAAGAAAGGTAAAAAAGTAGtggatgatgatgacgatgaggaCGAGGAGAAG GAAGCAGAAGTTGAATATGTTTATTTGGAAGGAGACGAATTTGAAATGGAGGATGACATAGAAGATTTCGGTCTTGATGGTTCTTTTGAAGATGATGATACTG GAAATGATGACAATGACGATGATGAAGATACTTCTGGTCGAAAGAGATCACGAAAAGAGTCCGGAGTGGTGGTTGAAAAACGCGAGAAAAAGGATTCACATGCTAAGTTGAAGAGGAAGACTCGTGGACATGTTGAG